CTCGATAACGCCGTAAAATACACCCCGGAAGGGGGCGAGATCACTGTGACACTCCAGGTCCGCCCGGAGGAGCTGGAGATCTCGGTCGCTGATACGGGCATCGGCATGCCGGAGGAGGTCCGCTCCCATGTCTTTGATAAATACTACCAAGGCAGCCGCTCCAGCGGCAGCGGGAGAGGCCTGGGGCTGGGGCTGTCTATTGTTTACCGGATCTTGGAGCTGTGCGGCGGCCAGGTCCAGGTGGATAGCGTGGTGGATCAGGGCAGCACCTTCACCGTCCGCCTCCCCTGTCCCCCAGCACTATAAGATTCTAGATGCCGTCCTCTTTTTCTCAAAAAATAAAAGACCCACACAGTTAAACTGTGTGGGTCTTTCTCTTTGGCAGGGGGTAACAATTCCGAACCCTAGATCTATAAAAGCCTTGCGCCGCAACGGTTACAAAACTCGGTCCCATCTCTCGCATAGATTTTCAGGCCTTTTTCATTATAAAATTATGCCGGAACCGATATGGCAGAAGCAGATAGGTATAAAGACTTATGAGTCCGCATCTTCTCCAGATGGAGCGACGTTTCCCTCGATCATATCTACAACTATCTGACTGAGTTGGGCTGCATTCTTTGATGTAATAACTGGGACACCAGTCTGCGCTTCAATTGCTTTCCGCGCATCGCCAGCAACCTTTCCACCGGCACGTGCAGTCTCTATATTTTCGCTAAATGTTACCGGCTCTTTCTGCTTTGATATTTCTGTAGTCGTAGCCTCAGCCAACATATTCAAAACAAGTTCCAGTGTTGTCATATTATCGCGGAGATTTTCTTTTGTCAATCCCTTGAGCGTTTTGTACTGCCGGGTCGTCATCCCTGACCACGCACGGGATATCTCATCAGTCAGGATGGCGTATTCCACCCCCTTCTGAACACCGCGGGCATCCCATTCATCGGTGAGTTCCTTTCTCACCTGGATTGCCTGAAGGCGCTGGTTGATCCACTCGCGGGAATAGCCTTTCTTCAGATAGGTTTCCAGTGCGCGATCAATGGTCAGTTCCGGATCAATCGTTTCCTCAATGCGTTCCCGACCCACTTCTGCCAACCAACGCTTGAAGGGCTCTGCTTTGTGTGACGGGATGGATTGGATGATTCGAAGAAGCTGTTCCGTATCCGCTACGTCAGTTAACCGCTTTTTCCCGTCAGCGGCGGTCATTTTCAACTGGTTACAAGATGTAACCGGTTCAAAGCCCTCGTCCACAAGGCGTTTTTTTGTAACCTTCCAATAGTTTCTGGCCGCTTGATGGTTCGGAGCCTCCGTCAGAACCGCCACCACATCGACAACAGAAAAATACCACTCCTCTTTTTCTTCATCCCATGCAGTGCGGATGCGCTTATCTTCAAAAAGCTGAATCTTATCATCCAGGCCCATACTCATTTCTCTCTTTCTCTATGTTATCATCAGGTGATCAAGCAGCCCCTGGCACCCATCAGACACATCCCGCCATGTAGCTTCGAAGTTGTCGGTGTACCACGGGTCGGCCACTTCCTGACCGGGGCGGTCTGTGTAGTCCAGCAGGAGGTGCATCCTGTCCGCAAAGTCTCCGCCGCAGATACGGTACATATCCCGGAGGTTTGCCTGGTCCATCCCGATCAACAGGTCGTACTTCTCGTAGTCGCTGTTCACGAGCTGCCGTGCGGCGTGGCAGGAACAGCCGATCCCATGTTCTGCCAGCTTGCGCTGGGCAGGAGGATAGACTGGATTTCCAAGCTCCTCCCGGCTGGTCGCCGCGGAGGCGATCTGGAATTGGCTCTCCAGACCGGCTTTCCTCACAAGGTCT
The sequence above is a segment of the Lawsonibacter asaccharolyticus genome. Coding sequences within it:
- a CDS encoding DNA-damage-inducible protein; amino-acid sequence: MSMGLDDKIQLFEDKRIRTAWDEEKEEWYFSVVDVVAVLTEAPNHQAARNYWKVTKKRLVDEGFEPVTSCNQLKMTAADGKKRLTDVADTEQLLRIIQSIPSHKAEPFKRWLAEVGRERIEETIDPELTIDRALETYLKKGYSREWINQRLQAIQVRKELTDEWDARGVQKGVEYAILTDEISRAWSGMTTRQYKTLKGLTKENLRDNMTTLELVLNMLAEATTTEISKQKEPVTFSENIETARAGGKVAGDARKAIEAQTGVPVITSKNAAQLSQIVVDMIEGNVAPSGEDADS